Proteins encoded within one genomic window of Lysinibacillus sphaericus:
- a CDS encoding phage tail protein, whose protein sequence is MIEAFVGEIKLFSFAGVPNGWAYCNGQLLQINSNQALYSLLGTTYGGDGIRTFALPDLRGRVPVHVGNGVTRGQKAGQETHMLTLNEMPTHNHAVTASSENTSLKTPTGNVWGTSTDNVYSVNQPNTNMNAQALSLSGNSQPHQNMQPYSVANYCIALVGIYPPRN, encoded by the coding sequence ATGATTGAAGCATTTGTAGGTGAAATCAAATTATTTAGCTTTGCAGGCGTACCAAATGGATGGGCATACTGTAATGGGCAATTATTACAAATTAATTCAAATCAAGCCTTATACTCCTTATTGGGCACAACTTATGGAGGTGATGGCATTCGAACATTTGCCTTACCTGATTTAAGAGGCAGGGTTCCAGTTCATGTAGGTAATGGTGTGACAAGAGGACAAAAAGCTGGACAAGAAACACATATGTTAACCTTGAATGAAATGCCGACGCATAACCATGCTGTCACGGCTAGTTCGGAAAATACTTCATTGAAAACGCCTACTGGTAATGTATGGGGCACATCCACTGATAATGTCTATTCAGTTAATCAACCAAATACGAATATGAATGCACAAGCTTTATCATTATCTGGCAATTCACAGCCGCATCAAAATATGCAGCCATACAGTGTGGCGAATTATTGCATAGCTTTAGTTGGCATTTATCCACCAAGAAATTAA
- a CDS encoding phage tail protein gives MEPYVGEIRMFAGNYAPQGWSLCNGQLLPIAENEMLFSLIGTTYGGDGQTNFALPNYQSRVVVHQGHNPITGTNYIMGQMGGTETVTLSTSQLPAHTHLVKASSLAGTTPSPENAVWAKNIQYSTQLPNSTMKATSISSVGGNAPHDNVMPFLTISYIIALYGMYPSFN, from the coding sequence ATGGAACCATATGTCGGAGAAATTCGAATGTTTGCAGGTAACTATGCTCCACAAGGATGGAGCTTGTGCAATGGCCAGCTCTTACCTATTGCAGAAAATGAAATGCTCTTTTCTTTAATTGGTACGACTTATGGAGGGGATGGACAAACGAATTTTGCTTTGCCAAATTATCAAAGTAGAGTCGTTGTTCACCAAGGACATAACCCAATAACTGGGACTAATTATATAATGGGACAAATGGGGGGAACGGAGACTGTTACTTTAAGTACATCCCAACTTCCAGCTCATACGCACCTAGTGAAAGCTTCTTCTCTTGCTGGTACAACACCTAGTCCAGAAAATGCTGTTTGGGCGAAAAACATACAATATTCGACACAACTACCAAATAGCACAATGAAGGCAACAAGCATTTCAAGTGTTGGCGGAAATGCGCCTCATGACAATGTAATGCCCTTTTTAACCATTAGTTATATCATCGCTCTTTACGGTATGTACCCATCATTTAATTAG
- a CDS encoding S8 family serine peptidase, with translation MKKFKLTTFLSSILAFIMVLSLLAPLSSASAEESKPFKQDGQSESIIQLKAAIAEQLSLSKDGPTLHESLQNVSGNQEVAVIVHLSEMPVALEQGISQLKGQRFSKAQANEARSNVKAQQAQVQKELAVKNVQMTQGYTFDTVLNGFAATVKANDLPKLLTIEGITLIEPDAIVYASEDDTMKSSELVKEDQVEAQMNTSNSFLGIEQLWNEGLEGQGIKVAVLDTGIDADHPEFAGIYKGGKNFIPYSSTYSKPRADNDASETLPSERPVGTPEFNEKGSAFYTSHGTHVAGTIAAIGANQYGIKGIAPKVDLYAYRVLGAYGSGATSGIVKAIETAVLEKMDIINLSLGGGANSETDAGSFAINNAMIAGTIGVIATGNSGPNRGTMGTPATARLGIAVGNTTNPETMYNGEVKVTVGNYNLTKQLPLMGTTFGKNVATQLQGEFDLVAVPGNGEVKDYEGIDVAGKVALISRGGIAFVDKIANAKANGAVATIIHNFAGGTNAPNISGTFLGDSFEFLPTFDMSQTDGAAIRAALASGAGKVSFSKFASTNTTGDEVNSSSSRGPSTPNFDIKPDVSAPGTNIMSTIPMYKKDFPNANYAEAYARKTGTSMATPHIAGIAALVKQANPDWNAFDVKVALSNTAKVLDKTKYDVFSQGAGRVNAYAAAHPEILAYALDSAILDGTGAVAENLKGTVTFGPQSLKDRDISVTKQVLVKDIKGNGGNYNVSVDVTKTFGDATVTVDQPTFNLVGEQVLNITLTASQASAPNGSELLGYIYIGNGATEISLPFAADFGAEATTEVKDLTITETDLSFNGDGVKDSAVLSFTLTGDVTTNYIELWDIMNPEGGEYGDGYIGYIHAGTALGKGSYTLKVGGQYKPWGSAPATTIPDGVYTIDFTGLAASGVVSDYVGPIFVKSTKPEITGSVAQGVATGQVTDKYIDYNVALSAYGLNYNLNDKLKASYIATVNGEVQAPVAFELNQDGSFTFPVTAETNAVTVKINDAAGNVGEAVIYEKEVVEPVVTLSVNPTELNLTTGETAQLTLTETSTPAEGEATVQDVTSKATYVVGDENVATVVNGVVTAVGEGTTTITMSYGANEVTMNVTVKAPNVETPIVTLEIDQAQVETRIGKEVAIKITEVTTFEGKTTEKDVTNLATYEVANDKIATVKAGAVKGKGQGNTTITVTYGEHTLTFDVLVVKPGNGNGNGNGNGNGNGNGNGNGKGNNNNNEVTEGDL, from the coding sequence TTGAAAAAGTTTAAGTTAACGACATTTTTAAGTAGTATTTTAGCTTTCATTATGGTGCTTTCTCTCTTGGCTCCATTATCGAGTGCTAGTGCTGAAGAATCGAAACCATTCAAGCAGGATGGTCAAAGCGAAAGTATTATTCAATTAAAGGCTGCTATCGCTGAACAGCTAAGCTTGTCTAAAGATGGTCCAACGCTCCATGAAAGCTTACAAAATGTATCAGGCAATCAAGAGGTGGCAGTTATTGTTCATTTATCTGAAATGCCTGTGGCACTAGAGCAAGGAATAAGCCAACTTAAAGGCCAAAGATTTTCTAAAGCTCAGGCAAATGAAGCTCGCTCTAATGTAAAAGCACAACAAGCACAAGTACAAAAAGAGTTAGCTGTTAAAAATGTTCAGATGACGCAAGGCTACACATTCGATACAGTTTTAAATGGCTTCGCAGCAACTGTAAAAGCAAATGATCTTCCAAAATTGCTTACAATCGAAGGCATTACATTAATCGAACCAGATGCCATTGTTTACGCATCAGAAGATGATACGATGAAATCATCGGAACTGGTTAAGGAAGATCAGGTAGAAGCGCAAATGAATACAAGTAATTCTTTCCTTGGCATTGAACAGCTTTGGAACGAAGGATTGGAAGGACAAGGCATTAAGGTAGCCGTATTAGATACGGGTATTGACGCCGATCACCCTGAATTTGCTGGAATTTATAAAGGTGGAAAAAACTTTATTCCATATTCATCAACTTACTCGAAGCCTCGTGCAGATAACGATGCATCAGAAACATTACCTTCGGAGCGTCCAGTTGGAACACCGGAGTTTAATGAAAAAGGAAGCGCATTCTATACTTCTCACGGTACACATGTTGCGGGAACAATTGCAGCAATCGGAGCTAATCAATACGGTATTAAAGGAATTGCACCAAAAGTAGACCTTTATGCTTACCGTGTTCTTGGGGCTTACGGAAGTGGTGCTACATCCGGTATTGTAAAAGCAATTGAAACGGCTGTATTAGAAAAAATGGACATTATCAATCTTTCGCTTGGCGGGGGAGCAAACTCTGAAACAGACGCTGGTTCATTTGCGATTAATAACGCAATGATAGCTGGCACAATCGGAGTCATTGCAACAGGAAACTCTGGTCCAAATCGCGGAACAATGGGTACGCCTGCAACGGCTCGTTTAGGAATTGCTGTAGGGAACACAACGAATCCTGAAACAATGTATAACGGGGAAGTCAAAGTTACCGTTGGCAATTACAACTTAACAAAACAACTTCCGTTAATGGGTACGACTTTTGGGAAAAATGTAGCAACACAGCTGCAAGGGGAATTTGATTTAGTAGCTGTCCCTGGAAACGGTGAAGTAAAAGACTATGAAGGAATCGATGTGGCGGGGAAAGTAGCCTTGATTTCTCGAGGCGGTATCGCATTCGTTGATAAAATCGCCAATGCAAAGGCAAATGGAGCAGTTGCAACAATTATTCATAACTTTGCTGGTGGAACGAATGCACCAAACATTTCAGGCACATTCCTTGGTGATTCATTTGAGTTTTTACCAACATTTGATATGTCCCAAACAGATGGTGCTGCCATTCGCGCTGCTTTAGCAAGTGGCGCAGGAAAAGTAAGCTTTAGTAAATTTGCTTCAACAAATACTACGGGCGATGAGGTAAACTCTTCTAGTTCACGTGGTCCATCTACACCAAACTTTGATATTAAACCAGATGTAAGTGCACCTGGAACAAATATTATGTCTACGATTCCAATGTATAAAAAAGATTTCCCTAATGCCAATTATGCTGAAGCATATGCTCGTAAAACAGGTACTTCTATGGCAACACCACATATCGCAGGTATTGCGGCGTTAGTTAAACAAGCAAATCCTGATTGGAATGCGTTCGATGTAAAAGTAGCGCTTTCTAATACAGCAAAAGTTTTAGATAAGACAAAATACGATGTATTTTCTCAAGGGGCAGGGCGTGTCAATGCATATGCTGCAGCTCATCCGGAAATTCTTGCTTATGCACTTGATAGCGCAATTTTAGATGGAACGGGTGCAGTGGCAGAAAACTTGAAAGGTACCGTTACTTTCGGTCCACAATCACTTAAAGATAGAGATATTTCTGTCACGAAACAAGTATTAGTAAAAGATATCAAAGGGAACGGCGGTAACTATAATGTTTCAGTTGATGTAACAAAAACATTTGGTGATGCAACTGTTACAGTAGACCAGCCAACATTTAATCTAGTAGGTGAGCAAGTTTTAAATATTACGTTAACAGCTTCGCAAGCTTCCGCTCCAAACGGCTCTGAATTACTAGGTTATATTTACATCGGTAATGGAGCTACAGAAATTTCATTGCCATTTGCAGCCGATTTTGGCGCAGAGGCAACAACTGAAGTGAAAGACTTGACTATTACAGAAACGGATCTTTCCTTTAACGGAGATGGAGTGAAAGACTCGGCTGTACTATCATTCACATTAACTGGAGATGTAACAACGAACTATATTGAGCTTTGGGATATTATGAATCCAGAAGGCGGAGAATATGGAGATGGCTACATTGGCTATATACATGCAGGGACTGCACTAGGAAAAGGTTCTTATACGCTAAAAGTAGGTGGGCAATACAAACCATGGGGATCGGCACCTGCCACAACGATTCCAGATGGTGTGTATACAATTGACTTTACTGGTCTTGCAGCATCAGGCGTAGTGTCAGACTATGTTGGACCAATTTTTGTCAAATCGACTAAACCAGAAATTACTGGTTCAGTAGCGCAAGGCGTTGCTACTGGGCAGGTAACAGATAAGTATATTGATTACAATGTAGCGTTAAGTGCATACGGTTTAAATTACAATTTAAATGATAAATTAAAAGCTTCCTATATTGCGACGGTAAATGGGGAAGTACAAGCGCCAGTTGCATTTGAACTAAATCAAGACGGTAGCTTTACATTCCCAGTAACAGCAGAAACGAATGCGGTTACAGTAAAAATTAATGACGCTGCGGGGAATGTTGGGGAAGCAGTGATCTATGAAAAAGAAGTGGTAGAGCCAGTAGTGACACTTTCTGTAAATCCAACTGAGCTCAACCTAACAACTGGAGAAACAGCACAACTAACGCTAACAGAAACGTCAACACCTGCAGAAGGTGAAGCAACAGTGCAAGATGTAACGTCTAAAGCTACGTATGTTGTTGGAGATGAAAATGTTGCCACTGTAGTCAATGGCGTAGTAACGGCAGTAGGGGAAGGCACAACGACAATTACTATGTCATACGGTGCGAATGAAGTGACGATGAATGTGACAGTGAAAGCACCTAATGTAGAAACTCCAATTGTCACATTAGAAATTGACCAAGCGCAGGTAGAAACAAGAATTGGTAAAGAGGTTGCGATTAAAATTACGGAAGTTACTACTTTTGAAGGTAAAACGACAGAAAAAGATGTGACAAATCTGGCAACATACGAAGTAGCAAATGATAAAATAGCTACTGTAAAAGCAGGTGCCGTAAAAGGAAAAGGTCAAGGGAATACGACGATTACAGTAACGTATGGTGAGCATACACTAACATTTGATGTGTTGGTTGTAAAGCCAGGTAACGGCAATGGCAATGGCAATGGTAACGGTAATGGCAATGGAAATGGCAATGGTAACGGCAAAGGTAATAACAATAATAATGAAGTTACCGAGGGTGACTTATAA
- a CDS encoding TlpA disulfide reductase family protein, with protein sequence MVKNMISIIIIIGLIMIVAINVKKPIDEKETMKTEETAQTETSAPHATEDKQNQVEYRAPDFELQTLKGETVHLSDYVGKKVFLNFWATWCPPCQEEVPHMQKIYEEYQNQGVEILAVNVTNKDKGKEVVAQFVKEHGLTFDIILDEEGFVGSKYQVITLPTTYIIDTKGNMVNIIEGPMNEALMKELINTTK encoded by the coding sequence GTGGTTAAAAATATGATTTCCATCATAATTATTATCGGTTTAATAATGATTGTTGCTATTAATGTGAAAAAGCCGATCGATGAAAAAGAAACAATGAAAACAGAAGAAACAGCGCAAACTGAAACCAGTGCTCCGCATGCAACAGAGGATAAGCAAAATCAAGTAGAGTATAGAGCACCCGATTTTGAGTTGCAAACGTTAAAAGGTGAAACAGTCCACTTATCCGATTATGTAGGTAAAAAGGTATTTTTAAATTTTTGGGCAACGTGGTGTCCACCTTGTCAAGAAGAAGTGCCACATATGCAAAAGATTTACGAAGAATATCAAAATCAAGGGGTAGAAATTTTAGCAGTGAACGTAACAAATAAAGATAAGGGAAAAGAAGTGGTTGCTCAATTTGTGAAGGAACATGGTTTAACTTTTGACATTATATTAGATGAAGAAGGGTTTGTAGGAAGTAAATATCAAGTTATTACGCTGCCAACGACTTATATAATTGATACAAAAGGAAACATGGTAAATATCATTGAAGGGCCAATGAATGAGGCATTAATGAAAGAATTGATTAATACGACTAAATAA
- a CDS encoding phage tail protein, whose amino-acid sequence MSEAYTGEIRIFGGNFAPQNWAFCNGQLLSIASNSTLFAIIGNTYGGDGKTTFALPNLSGRAAIHQGTGAGLTPRNIGTTGGSATVTLLTTEMPSHHHLAACNNVPTTSNEPTGAIWTEQQGRGSLPAYSVSGNTTMNAMTIDQAGGSQPHNNMQPYLGLNFIICLFGEFPSRN is encoded by the coding sequence ATGTCAGAAGCCTACACGGGAGAAATTAGAATATTTGGTGGTAATTTTGCGCCACAAAATTGGGCATTTTGTAATGGTCAGTTACTAAGCATAGCTTCGAATAGTACGTTATTTGCCATCATAGGTAATACTTATGGAGGAGATGGAAAGACAACCTTTGCTTTACCCAATTTAAGTGGGAGGGCAGCGATTCATCAAGGAACAGGTGCAGGATTAACGCCAAGAAATATCGGAACAACTGGAGGTTCTGCTACTGTTACATTACTAACAACAGAAATGCCAAGTCATCATCATCTGGCCGCTTGTAACAATGTACCAACAACAAGTAATGAGCCAACGGGAGCAATTTGGACCGAACAGCAAGGTAGGGGCTCACTCCCTGCTTATTCAGTTTCAGGAAATACAACCATGAATGCGATGACGATCGATCAAGCAGGTGGAAGTCAACCACATAATAATATGCAACCGTATTTAGGGTTGAATTTCATTATTTGTTTATTTGGAGAGTTTCCTTCTAGAAACTAG
- a CDS encoding S-layer homology domain-containing protein, which yields MGKKIFIMMLCLLLITFSQLTGISFLSPVQVEAASCDTPNFPKCTQDLTLPTWLADTNNGFVVSRTGDDGFDLLKYSDGTQFPAGYYIDANEYSPPKSIRISAGENFVGGVFNLKSFKINTINKHKANDALSLTIQGYDQDGNPKGSPVIFKTVAYHEPIYDIPVNLEGIHSFVITVSVQFIDIVQAGIWDVTFTHFTIDIPNNPPTVTNSAITPSTITASGVQLDWAKASDDLTAQGDLEYRVYQSSSNNIDTVSAIESNGTALGSGYAKDITSYNVTGLTANTSYYFNVIVKDADGSKSAYSMQQVTTLTLNKPPTSSNGTVNVNEGQVYTFNSTSFAFSDEDAGDTLKQIQISAIPTSGQLFLDSNLNGQFDAAEAIPNGMTVSKVDLDAGKLKYITDNGTASTFAFKVSDGMNDSGVYTMNLIVKARPNVTISSNKTSPTNSNPILITTVFSESVTGFTVDDIAVTNGNATSLSGSGTTYTAQISPIADGAVKIKIPEKVVANSSGAFNKASNELQIIYDATPPTNIALSNMTVQEKAPIGTTVGTLTATDSGSSPTFSYTLQSGDTSFFTIVGNVLKTNALFAYDTKNSYKITISVTDEAGNTFDKEFIIQVTKNHAPTGTMTIHNGLASTSTPNVTLTMTATDTEGEAIEMRFSNDGITWSGWEPNVSTKSWTLSSGDGNKTVYMQLKDTAGNLSNVFSDTIVLDTTPPVITGVANSGVYNTDVTISFNEGTATLNGASFTSGTIVKSTGNYTLVVTDSAGNTTTVTFAIDKVVPQAVEVTIKSTNLNPTKAKVGDTITLAMKTDKTIQTPSVTIAGKPATVSGASTNWQATYVIAHGDLEGIAPFTINFKDVLGNAAIEITDVTDGSFVTVDGIKPTVKKGTMVSNNANPTVAKVNDSITIDFETSEAIQSPNVTILGQTANVSDKGDGDAKTWQASYTLQSVDAEGPIPFTMDYQDLAGNDGLQVTDVSLGTVVVFDKKAPEITTYFPAHQATNVQPTDNLVLTFNEKILPVTNKNIVIRNASTNQIVETIDVTHANVSIANHSVTINPTKDLNNNTAYSIQIDAGAFIDLAGNVYDGITNTTTWHFTTSALPTYTVIYDSNGADGGNVPIDSKRYKTQETITVLNHGNLNKVGFSFVGWNTKADGKGVTYKAGQTLQMGKGNLVLYALWSANYVPGDGGSSTASPDPVVPSNQVMVNIVDPRKPNEVLLQTVLTRVFSNGSFQDSVHFTVANANEFLRKLANQEDKKSRLVIPEMAQPASETKVILAKEAAKRLQESKSYFGIDMTMVKIDVPFTSMTDFNEDIYFRIVPIKDALRQKAIEDRAKQAEIVLQQSHGANVKFVGQSISIDTNLQNRPVTVLLPLPANLTSAQREQLMVYVEHSNGSAEIIRGRIVEFAKGQTAIAFNVQHFSTFTLLYAEQAQQEEPEKEPTEDSKSFASYIQGYADGTFRPNAYVTRAQMATMLARNLSNHNVPEASNVFYADTAASWAKNDIEYVRTEGIMQGRQNGSFGPNDMITRAQMAVIAVRWIDKQCAEGTTDTPYCAITANGETYSDVASTHWAAQEIQRISSMGIMVGSGNGQFRPEEKLTRAQAVKVLNRLFDRPVLTDSTVPIFKDIPNNHWAFYEIQAAATNETK from the coding sequence ATGGGAAAAAAGATTTTTATAATGATGCTATGTTTGCTGTTGATTACTTTTAGCCAATTGACTGGGATTAGTTTTTTGTCACCTGTTCAAGTAGAGGCGGCTAGTTGTGATACACCGAATTTTCCTAAGTGTACACAAGATTTAACACTACCTACATGGCTAGCTGATACGAATAATGGCTTTGTAGTAAGTCGTACTGGTGATGATGGTTTTGATTTATTAAAGTATAGTGATGGGACACAATTTCCTGCTGGGTATTATATTGATGCAAATGAATATTCGCCACCAAAATCAATTCGAATTTCCGCTGGCGAAAACTTTGTGGGCGGTGTCTTTAATTTAAAATCATTCAAGATTAATACGATTAATAAACATAAAGCAAACGATGCGCTAAGTTTAACGATTCAAGGGTATGATCAAGACGGAAATCCAAAAGGAAGTCCCGTAATCTTTAAAACAGTTGCCTATCATGAACCCATTTATGATATTCCAGTAAATTTAGAGGGCATTCACTCATTTGTCATTACTGTCAGTGTACAGTTTATAGATATTGTTCAGGCGGGGATATGGGATGTAACATTTACACACTTTACAATCGATATTCCTAATAATCCGCCAACCGTTACCAATAGCGCAATTACGCCTTCAACTATCACTGCATCAGGAGTACAGTTGGACTGGGCGAAAGCATCTGACGATTTAACAGCTCAAGGTGATTTAGAATACCGCGTCTATCAATCTAGTAGTAATAATATTGATACGGTTAGTGCCATTGAATCCAATGGAACAGCTTTAGGAAGCGGTTATGCTAAAGATATTACGTCCTATAATGTTACAGGACTTACTGCTAATACAAGCTATTATTTCAATGTTATTGTCAAAGATGCTGATGGCTCCAAGAGTGCCTATTCGATGCAGCAGGTCACAACACTTACATTAAATAAACCACCTACATCCAGTAATGGAACGGTAAATGTCAATGAAGGTCAAGTGTATACATTTAATTCTACTTCTTTTGCTTTTTCTGATGAAGATGCTGGCGACACGTTAAAACAGATTCAAATCTCTGCAATCCCAACTAGTGGCCAACTTTTCCTTGATAGCAATCTGAATGGGCAGTTCGATGCTGCCGAAGCCATTCCAAATGGTATGACAGTTAGTAAAGTTGACTTAGATGCAGGTAAGTTAAAATACATTACCGACAATGGTACTGCTTCAACGTTTGCATTTAAGGTAAGCGATGGTATGAATGATAGCGGTGTCTATACGATGAACCTTATTGTCAAAGCACGCCCTAACGTGACCATTTCATCAAATAAGACTAGCCCAACTAATAGCAATCCAATTCTTATAACGACGGTATTCAGTGAGTCAGTAACAGGCTTTACGGTGGATGATATAGCTGTTACAAATGGAAATGCTACCTCTCTATCAGGAAGCGGTACCACATATACGGCACAAATATCACCGATTGCAGATGGTGCTGTGAAAATTAAAATTCCTGAAAAAGTTGTTGCGAATAGTAGTGGTGCATTCAATAAAGCTTCAAATGAATTGCAAATAATTTATGATGCTACACCACCTACCAATATTGCGCTTAGTAATATGACTGTTCAAGAAAAGGCGCCCATTGGTACAACAGTTGGGACACTGACAGCAACAGATTCAGGAAGTTCACCAACATTCAGCTATACATTACAGTCAGGGGATACAAGCTTCTTTACGATTGTTGGAAATGTATTGAAGACAAATGCGTTATTTGCCTACGATACGAAAAATAGTTATAAGATTACGATAAGCGTAACAGATGAGGCTGGCAATACGTTTGATAAGGAGTTTATAATCCAAGTTACTAAAAATCATGCACCTACAGGCACAATGACTATTCATAATGGACTAGCATCTACAAGTACTCCTAACGTTACCTTAACAATGACGGCAACGGATACAGAAGGAGAAGCGATAGAAATGCGCTTTTCGAATGATGGGATTACGTGGTCCGGTTGGGAGCCAAACGTATCAACAAAAAGTTGGACATTATCAAGCGGGGATGGTAATAAAACGGTTTATATGCAACTAAAGGATACGGCTGGTAATCTATCGAATGTATTTTCAGATACGATTGTGCTTGATACAACGCCTCCAGTTATAACAGGTGTTGCAAATAGTGGGGTTTACAACACCGACGTAACGATAAGCTTTAATGAAGGAACTGCTACCTTGAATGGAGCTTCCTTCACAAGTGGCACTATTGTAAAGTCAACTGGAAATTATACTTTGGTTGTAACAGATAGCGCAGGTAACACGACTACCGTTACTTTTGCGATTGATAAAGTTGTGCCACAAGCAGTAGAAGTGACCATTAAATCGACTAATCTAAATCCGACAAAGGCGAAGGTAGGCGATACCATCACTTTAGCAATGAAAACAGATAAGACGATCCAAACACCATCTGTTACCATTGCCGGAAAACCAGCTACTGTAAGTGGCGCTTCAACGAACTGGCAGGCGACTTATGTGATAGCGCATGGTGATTTAGAAGGCATAGCACCTTTTACCATCAATTTCAAAGATGTGCTAGGTAATGCAGCCATAGAGATAACGGACGTAACGGATGGCAGCTTTGTTACAGTTGATGGCATAAAGCCAACTGTAAAGAAGGGTACTATGGTGTCAAACAATGCTAATCCAACAGTTGCTAAGGTTAATGATAGTATTACAATCGACTTTGAGACAAGTGAGGCAATTCAATCGCCAAATGTTACGATTCTAGGACAAACAGCAAATGTAAGCGATAAAGGTGATGGGGATGCTAAAACATGGCAAGCAAGCTATACGCTTCAGTCAGTAGATGCAGAGGGACCGATTCCTTTTACAATGGATTATCAAGATTTAGCGGGGAATGATGGCTTACAAGTGACAGACGTTTCATTAGGAACAGTTGTCGTGTTTGATAAAAAGGCTCCTGAAATAACAACCTATTTCCCAGCGCATCAGGCAACGAATGTACAGCCTACAGATAATCTTGTGCTAACGTTTAATGAAAAGATCTTGCCAGTTACGAATAAAAATATTGTAATTCGCAATGCTTCTACAAATCAAATTGTTGAAACGATTGACGTTACGCATGCCAATGTTTCAATCGCGAATCACAGCGTGACAATAAATCCTACAAAGGATTTAAATAATAACACGGCTTATAGCATTCAAATTGATGCAGGAGCATTTATTGATTTGGCTGGTAATGTGTATGACGGCATTACGAATACTACGACTTGGCATTTTACAACGAGCGCATTGCCAACGTACACCGTTATCTATGACAGCAACGGAGCGGATGGGGGGAACGTGCCGATCGATTCGAAGCGCTATAAAACGCAGGAAACAATAACGGTGTTAAATCATGGGAATTTAAATAAAGTTGGCTTTTCATTCGTAGGTTGGAATACGAAAGCTGATGGAAAAGGCGTTACTTATAAAGCAGGGCAAACGCTTCAAATGGGGAAAGGGAACCTCGTGTTGTATGCGCTATGGTCAGCAAACTATGTACCAGGAGATGGGGGATCATCAACAGCAAGTCCTGACCCCGTTGTACCAAGTAATCAAGTTATGGTGAATATAGTAGATCCGCGTAAGCCAAACGAGGTACTCTTACAAACCGTGTTAACACGTGTATTTAGTAACGGTAGTTTCCAAGATAGCGTGCATTTTACGGTGGCAAATGCAAACGAGTTTCTTCGAAAATTAGCAAATCAAGAAGATAAAAAATCTCGACTTGTCATTCCCGAGATGGCGCAACCAGCAAGTGAGACAAAGGTGATACTTGCTAAAGAGGCTGCTAAACGATTACAAGAGAGTAAGTCCTATTTTGGTATTGATATGACGATGGTCAAAATAGATGTTCCCTTTACTTCTATGACAGACTTCAATGAAGATATTTACTTCCGAATCGTTCCGATTAAGGATGCCCTAAGGCAAAAAGCAATCGAAGACCGAGCGAAACAAGCGGAAATAGTGTTACAACAGAGTCATGGCGCTAATGTAAAGTTTGTTGGTCAATCAATATCGATTGACACAAATCTACAAAATCGTCCGGTAACAGTGCTACTACCATTACCAGCGAATTTAACTTCAGCTCAACGGGAACAATTGATGGTTTACGTAGAGCATAGTAATGGTTCAGCCGAAATCATCCGTGGACGTATTGTAGAATTTGCGAAAGGGCAAACAGCGATTGCTTTTAATGTGCAGCATTTTTCTACTTTTACTTTACTATATGCAGAACAAGCACAACAAGAAGAACCCGAAAAGGAACCTACAGAAGATAGCAAGTCATTTGCTTCTTATATTCAAGGCTATGCAGATGGTACATTCCGTCCGAATGCCTATGTCACACGTGCGCAAATGGCAACAATGCTAGCAAGAAACCTAAGTAATCATAATGTACCAGAAGCATCTAATGTTTTTTATGCAGATACAGCTGCTTCGTGGGCAAAAAATGATATAGAGTATGTTCGTACCGAAGGAATTATGCAAGGTCGTCAAAATGGTTCATTTGGTCCGAACGATATGATAACGAGAGCCCAAATGGCGGTCATTGCTGTAAGGTGGATTGATAAGCAATGTGCAGAAGGAACTACAGATACGCCGTATTGTGCAATAACAGCAAACGGCGAAACATACAGTGATGTGGCATCTACGCATTGGGCTGCACAGGAAATCCAACGCATAAGCTCGATGGGTATTATGGTTGGCTCAGGTAATGGTCAATTTAGACCTGAAGAGAAACTAACACGTGCACAGGCGGTAAAAGTCCTAAATCGACTTTTCGATCGTCCAGTATTGACAGATAGCACAGTACCAATCTTTAAGGATATTCCAAACAATCACTGGGCTTTCTATGAAATTCAAGCTGCTGCAACAAATGAAACAAAATAA